AACTGAGTTGACCTTTAAGATGCCAAATATTTGCATTTGTGGTCACCTTTGATGCATTAGTCAATTAATTTTAAAACAGATCAATAATACATGCAGTTAGTTAACACTTAACAACCTGTACTTTGAAGTTTCAAGGTCACGTTTTGGATTATCTACATCCTTACTACGGACTAGATATAGTATAACTTGTTCTATTTCTCTACTCGATTTTAGGGCATCTATTTCATTTTATTAATTAGGTGTTGAGATTAAACAAGTTAAAATATCTGCACTTATCTACATATTAATTTCCTTTTCTGATAACGAACCAAATTACAGAAAACTAATTTAAATTGTGCATCATACCAATAAAAGAAAAGGCCACAAACAATAATTTGTGCATCAAACCAATAAAAGAAAAGGCCACAAACAATAATGCTTTTCGTCTCATTGGAAATCACCAGTCTGCAAATACAAGTGGTTACCTTAAAATTGAATAAAgcctttgttttttgtttttcttcattAGATCGTTGACTTTTTATATTGTCACTCTTTTGACCTGTTTCAGCCTTATCGTTTGACGGGTGTTTCACCGTAATTATATTGTTCCgcactactccctccattcctttttatTTGCCATGTTTTTCTTTTTAGGATATTTATTTGAGATTGTACCATACACCTTAAATGGTAAGTTTTTCACTTATTTTCTATTTATCTATCTCAAACCATTTAACTATCTCATGTATATTATTTACCAACACAGAGTTGGTTCAAGTGGTAAGCAGCTTGATGCCGCTTGAGGAAAGTTCTGGATTTGAGCATCGCCGTATGCAGAATTTCTGGTTGGGAGCCTCACCCACCATAAGCAGGTGTACGACCCGGATCGAATCCGGATGTAGTCGGAGCTAGGCTCCAATGAACCGGGTGTGCTATGCGTAAAAAAAATCATGTATATTATATACACCCAATTCTTAATactcagtaaaaaaaaaagttcttcCATGGAGAAATAAAAAAGGACGGAGGGACTAGGACTTTAACTTCATCACCAAGTCGATTCTAGTCATtccatatttatattatttaaataaagtattttatatttcaacttttttttacttgtatatataatactagaattctattaaattgttaagttaaaatgaaactCCTATGTATaacaactgctatattttatatattatattagattagtttttgattttggatttaatttaattttagatttttttaaaaaattattagagtgttaatttgtttttggatgaagttgtatatgcgtaatattagtaactgattaattaaaatatctacgtgacacctaattatttatttacgtggcacccgacttttttaattttaaaataatttcaaaatcttattttttattggccgaaaccattagatttcctacgtggcgctctattattggattagtgtttgattttggattgaattttattttagattagtgtttgatttggatgaattttattttaattttttttttaattattagagtgtttgattttggatggagttataTATATTAGTacttaatttattaaaatatctatgtggcacctaattaattatctacgtggcacttgatttttttaattcaaaaataaattagaaatcttatttttcattagatttcctacgcggcgctctaataattcagcaaatatgcctcctttatataggtatatattagattagagtTCTAGGTTAATTAGGAGAACTAATTCTCCATCCCTTCTCCCTTTCGGGCCGACTGGTACAAGGCCCACTAATAGGCTTGTTTGCTTTTGTTCAACTAGTGTTGCAATGTGTGACCTCATatgaattaatatgttttagttGCAGgcccaatcaatattgtcctactaatcacatttattctcttgCAAACAAATataattactaaaataattaacttattatcttcacaattaattcctatttatatttagtaattgccggaaatgtctaaggacatattCTTTCATCATTTGATGTTTCATGTTTGCCAATGTAAATTTTTATCATCCCTAAAAAATAATGTAAAATTttaacattaatatctctactAAAGGTgtgaaaagttgatattttgaaaacatATATACAAATCCGTAAATTGCACAttgtgcaagtaaaaaaaaagcgaataaaatatttttttggatAAGTGAAAACAAGTTGTTCAGATCATGTTGTTCGGGTCATAACTGAATTTATGTTGATTCGGGTtagatcattttttttttgacggggaagAACAATATCCATTAATAATAATAAGCCATACGGCATCTACAATGATAAAAAAGATCTGCATACCACatattcaaagaaaatacataactgTAACAATCAAAACGATTACTATTCTGCATCCTAAAGCACATCTCGTACTCCACCGCTTCTAGCTTGACGCGAGCAGCGATTTTCGATGTTTTCACATCTTTCCAAGTAGAGCCCTTCGCAATCTGCGCACGAATTGTTCTGAtcgacgagttgatgataaacctTAAACCTGTATGAATCCAAATCTCCTTCCCAATTATTAAATCTCTAAACAAATCTCCTTCCCAATTATTAAATCTCTAAAAAAATTCTCATCCATgaatgagaatcaagaacctagaaaaatctaggaaaaacccaaataaattgggaacaaacaACCCAATAATAATTGGGAACAAATCAACGgaaaagaaatcaaaacaagaaaaaacatgaaaagaaaacaatGAAAAGCAAGAAAAAGGATCGGAAATAGTTtaatttcttcggaaattagACTACTTCCGGCCTAAACGGCCAAGTAAATTGAAGCCctaaaagatgagagagaaaagagagaaaaaggacGGGTTAGATCAATTTAAATCCTCATTAAAACGACACGCCTAATTTCAAATAGAATGGGAGCTCCAATAagatatattaaaataattagattacatcccgtgcacgcacggattatgatcattttttttataaaatacttACCTATATCCCAAAATATTGCATAATTGTAATATTTTTTAacatactcatttaatttcagtaatctaatatgcatattatataTGTGTAATATGCTAATTTAACCGATATATCATGTGAacatattttccattattaacgtaccgatttgactaaaatattattaCGTGGTATTAagcaaaattattattacgtggtatctattattgccataactTATAAACTAATATATTTTTCATACAtatatagtttataaaaaagagaagagaataaaaataaaataaaaagacatatattttaggaaaatatTTTAGGCGGAAAATTTTTACCCCCgaaaatgacatgtgtcattcctggtgtctgttttagtataaagagTAATAGAAGTGTTTTGTCGGTATTGTTGAGGTTTGTTTTGATAGCGTGATTAACGTCCCCAACAGAACCCTCTTTTACACCACAAGTataaagaagaacaaaaacgaAGTAAAAAACACAGTTTAAGGCTTTAAACCTTATCGTAGTGGGTCATACAAATCTAAACGAAATCCAGTTTATTAATTATTGTCCTTTGTACCTTTCTCCTTTAACAAACACTATGACGATTGACGAATTATAATACTTGTATTTTACATGATTTGACCCGTttcaacttaaaaaaaaaaaaaaaaaaaaaactaaggcaAAGATTTCAAGAAAGAATCAGGTCAATCTTTAGGGAGATCAGGTCTAATAACAAATCCTGCTTTTATCACGAGGAATTGTAAATAAAGACAAGTTGACTAATGACTACTGGAGTATGTATCTTTCAATCCTCGTTTTCGGATGCAAAGAGATTCCACCTACTAGATCGATCTCATTTCCGTGCTCTTCATCTTTTATGAGAAACAGACTGAGACACCCGTATTTCATACAGCGTAGAAATAAGCTTAAGTCAATTACCAAAAGATAAGCTCACGTGGATTCATATTGACCCAAAACAAGAACAACTACTTGTgcacttttattttaatttttacttttgACATTCTCTTCTTGTAAACctttcataaaaaataaaaataaaaataaaaataaaaaggcaAATTCACTCCTAAAAGCAACAAGTTCTAGAAGAGGTTTCCGAAACTAGACTAGATCTTGTTCACTGTAGCAGACTTTATGATCTCAACAAACTCTGTCTGCATGGACCAAAAGAGGATTAGATGCCAAATCTTTTACCTATTCTATTATGTTAATATTCATTGAAATTATAATTGCTTAAAAATACCACCACCTTCGACCAAAAATCCATCAACATCAGGCTGCGCTGCCAACTCTTTGCAGTTACCTCCAAGTTTGACAACACTATAGAAAGCTGGGAGATGACGGGGTTTACGGCTTATGATtataatattatatatatatatatatatgtatgatGATATTCATGCCACCCATCCCAAGCAAAATCTTCACTGAATCAAGAATGTCAGACTTAACTCATAAACCATGCTAACTGGACTAGTTCTCAACTTTTTCACAGTTACGTTGCATCCGCAAATTGTTCATGTTCATAGTCCAAAAATAGTTCTACAGAGTTTCTTTATTTAAGTACCTCCATAGATAATTCTGGTTGATTCAGCAACTTGGGCACTAACATTCTCCTTCAGCCATTTCCTCAGTTCCAAATGGACGTGAAAATGATGGAAACAATGAAAGACTATAATCCCTGTTATCAGAGTCACTTTATAGTTTATAACCATGCAATAAAAGTATAGAAAACCTATCGTTCAGCATTAGGCTGCATGTCAATCAAAACTAACTAAACAAGCATCATTCAAAGTTTACATTCAAGTCCAAAAACATAGGTCAACTCTATGGAAGCTAGACTTACTTCCTGAGCCTGAGCAGGGGTAGCCACCTTGCCAGTTCCAATGGCCCAAACTGGTTCATTATGCGGTCTGAAAAACGTAACAATCAACCAGACATATTAATGCTGATGAGGTCATGAAGATTTGCAAAAGGATAAGTTTCTTATAAAACGTTCAAAACAACTAGCAGCATCTTTACCAGCAATAGCTTTTGTCTGAGCTGCAACTACCTCCACTGTAGTCCCTGCTTCACGCTGCTCCAAAGTCTCGCCTACGTAAGCAATCACTTTCAGGCCTTGTCTGCAACAAACTGGAAGAGGAAACACAAATAACACAAGTTCAACAAAGACATTTTACTCCACAAATATAATCAGAATACTATACCAAACCGAACAACAAGAAATCATTTAAGTATTCTGAAGGTGGCACATCATACATCATTTGTCTCGTTTAATAGGGCTCTTCTCTCTGAATGACCCAATATCACCCAGTTAATATCCAAATTGACCAGCATTTCTGCACTGCAAAATCGAATAGAGGAAACAAAGAGAAAGACAGAGGAAGTTCTGAATCAGCAACTGAGAATATTGAATCCAATATCAAAATAAACAGTTTGCATGCTAACAAATGACTTTCAagaatcaaacatgaaattgtcaAGCAAATCAAACATAACGAGAAACTGCAAAAGTTGATGATTACAGTTCATAATTAATCACTTTTTTCCTTGCCGGTTATTGCTACACTTAGCAAGAAGAGATTGCACCAGATTTACAACTTAAATAACTTTCTAATGCAGTCAGTTAGAGATGAACGTGATATTGTGTATATTAATAAGCAACCCAGGCATCCTATTAAATATAAATCAGAAATTACCACTCAGAAAATAGAGAGGATTAAATGAACTACAGAGAGACTGCCTTCTAATATGGTAAATGCTATGGAAGATACTTAAGGATTGTCACATTATATTACAAAGAATAATATGTAACCAGAAAAGCGCCGATGTGGAGGAAATGTATCATGGAGAAAGAAATAACTCCCACAGTCAGTGTTTGAAACATGAGTGCATAGGTGAATGTATTCCTCGTTGGAAAAATAAGGGATTCATAGTGAATGTATCATGGAGAAAGAAATAACTGAAACAACACTAGTCAGTGTTTGAAACATGAGTGCATAGGTGATGATGACTCCCACAGTCCCTGATTGGGAGGTTTCACTCAGACTCACTACGTATAAGAAATTCATTGCATTCTTTGAAAAATTCTAAGATTAGATTCAAGAACTTACATGCAATTTAGGTCAGATATGTGCCTGATACAGAGAGATTAAAGCAAGCATTATGTCGAGACTGTTTCAGATTGGAACACTATAACTCTATAAGTGAGTTTTATATTTGATAGGTGAATCATTGATATACACTTGAGTAGAGCAGATGCAATATATTTATTGTTCAAGAAGACGCTAGTAAAGTTAactgaacttgtttatgttaaTTTATCGAGTATAGCATTCACCGTACCGGAACCTGAATAAGCTAAACATCATTTACAGATTTATAGGCTATAAGTTTATACGATGCATTGTAAAGATATCTGCATAACTGCCAGCAAAATAATTGATTCGGAACAAATGGTCCGATTAAATCATTGCCTACCTAACTTCACCTGTGAAAGCACCACCTTTTCGTACCCAACAGTTTTGTGCAGCAACATGAAAATCAGGTCTCAATAAGATTTTTACCAGAGACAGAAATACAAATGGAGGGCTGACAACAACCTCTGCAAGGGAAAAGAACCATGTCACAACCACAGAACAACCGTTCTTCCAATTCAAAGTTTATTACTTTGTAAGTATAATTGGCTTGAGATGCTACAATTATTGCATAAAGGAAAGGATTCTAAGAAATGAAGAAAAACAACAGAGATGGACATTCAGTACAATTTCAACTCAACCCTTCAAAACTATGTGATAGAGTTATATGTCCTGATATTGAAAGTTTTTTTAGAAAATACATATACTGGAGGTCTGGAGCATAAAAAAAGACAAGAATGGTCTTCAGTCACACGTAAGATCATATACTTCTGCAACTTCTGAGCAGAACCTTCAAGATAAAAGAAGTTCCAACAGTATGCATGAGGTACGAATAGGTTTCACCGATAAATAGAAGAATGCTCACTGTTTATGTTATGCTGACATTCCCGGAAAGGCTAAAATTCAATATCAAGCAGTAGACTAGTTTGGGATGAACTCTAACAAACTTACAAACTTGATGATACCGCTCATATAGAAAAAGAGAATAGTTTACGAACCCTACACCAAGAATCATTAAAAACCCATACCCATCATTAGCTAGTCAACGTATAGCCACAGTAACAGGCCAACGACACGGTGTAAATCTGAATGATTGGAGCAGATAAGAAAATTTATGAAACACCCACCAATGCTAAACCCTAATACCTAAGTCATCTATAATATCTGGTGAGCACAATCACACATCCATCCTTTCCTAGAGGCATACACATGCTGAATTAGGTCAGCAACATCATCCACCACCGCTCCTCAGATGATATGCTTAAATGATGTCTTTGCCACCACAATAGAAAAGAAAACAATCAATAATCGATTTCATCCTTGTCCTTCTTTGCTGCCACACTGAACTAATAGTCAACATTGACTACATCTACCACAACTAACATCAAGACAATCAAAGTAACCATTTGTACACAAAATTCACATTCCAGGCAATATAAGAAATAAGATTGTTATACACTCACCCAGATCCTCTTCAGAGGGAACTTCGGCTTCATTCAATGTCGTCACAAGTTTCTTCACTTCCTCAGTGGTTCCATTCTGGAGACAATAGAATAAATTTCAGCACCAAATTTAGCAAACTTATTCACCATGATCAATCAGCCACCTCCTAGTACTCTCTCTTACAATATAAAAGGCTCCTCTTTTCTACAATTCTATTACTGAGAATATGAGATGTCCTAAACTCCTAACCATCTATtattgcaaaaaaaattaaccaGCATTTTGCTAATTTTTGCCTCCTTATATCTTAATTCACCATTCAAGGTAGAATTGTATCTTTGGAGTTACCTCTGGCAAGTTCCTGGGTTTTCTTATAGATGAAAGGGGTATTCTCCTTTTCTTCTTTGGGGAGCTGGATAAGAATGATGTTGCATTGCTGAAGCTAGTTCAGAAGTTCTCTAAGACGCAAGACATTGGAGCTCGTGATGCTGCTCATATATTCACTAGGATAGACTTTGCTAATATCAATGAGACAATGATGAATTTCCACCTGAAACAGAGATTGTTATCATAATATGGCATAAATAACACCATAATTAACCTAGAAGCATTCTGATTTCTGAATTAGGAATATAGTGGTCTTTAACCTCCAATTATCGCTTATTaataaaatttgaaattcaGATTAACAATAATGAACCTACTACTCTATAATCCTTATATGATTCAGGTTCAAACAGAAATGAAACTGAGTTAAAAATATGATCAATCAAGCAGATTCATAGAACGACATTAAAATTGCAGGGGAAAGGGTCCAATCAACATGAGTAAATCCTAAAATTACTAATCAATTCACGCAGAAAAATAACCAAAAACCTATAATTATAATTGGCGTTGAAGATTGAACTGAAATTGATGACATTTGTGAGAAGAGAGCAAACTTACGCATTTCCAGTTTCCGCCAACCAAGAACTTTCTAGACATTTTCAGAAACTGAGAGGAAAGAGAAACGGAGTCGAAGGAAGTTGATGGTGCTGAATCGTGTACTTGTGTTATGTAGACCTAtctttttttgggatttttattCGACGCCCTGTTCCGTTAATAACGCCCTAATTTATTACGTTAAAGTACTATCCTTTAAATTCAAATTCACCCCCCTCCTTCATGAGCCTTCTCCTTCTATGCTCTCTCCCTCCCTTCCTCCTGCCGGCTATAAACATCTCCGTCGCCCTCAACGCTGCCCCATCTCCGCCGCCCCATCTCCGATCCTTACCTGGCACGCGAAATTTGCATATGTTCCATGGACCTGGCGCACGGAATTTGCGCCAGTTCCATGGACCTGGCGCACGGAATTTGCGCCAGTTCATGGAACTGGCGCAAATTCCGTGCGCCAGGTCCATGGAACTGGCGCAAATTTCGTGCGCCAGGAACATGTGAACGGTGCAAATCTTGTGCGCcagaaatgaataaaataaattaaaaaaacaccATTTTTACCTCCTCCATAGAAGCTTACGAGCTTTGTGGGAGCGATTTTCCGGGACAACTTCCTCGACTATAAACACCGCCGCAACTCTCACACGAATTATGAAGATACTAACGTTTTCCAGAATTTCAGTTTTCCGGCGAATTATGAAGAAACAGGTATGAATATCAGTTTTCCGGCGAATTATAAAAGGGGTAAAAAAAATTCTCGCCGGAATTTCATTTTTCCGGCAGCCAGATTGGTGGGGAGGGGGGATGAGAGAGAGGTGAGGGAAAGGTGAGGTGAGAAGgctaaaaaaaatgaaagggaGGGGTAAAAAATATAAGGGTAGTTCTGTACTTTCGCTATGAATAGTAGGGCGATTTTAGCGTGGGCGGGcgtcgaatagcgatacactgtttttttttttgataaggtaAGAACAATAGTATATTAGGAGCCCCTCCGATGTTATGTAGATCATATTATTCTTGGTTAAGACACCTCTATTTTCTTCCGATGTTATGTAGATCATATTATTCTTGGTTAAGACACCTCTATTTTCTTCCCGATGTTATGTAGATCATATTATTCTTGGTTAAGACACCTCTATTTTCTTCCTATACGACCTAGGTGTATATCTAGAAATTCCAAATCAAttcctttctctcttttcttcccCCCTATTTTCCTAGAGCAGTTAAGGTTTCGAAAAAATGTTAATCAGTATTTTTTCACATTGTAAAATTGGAGGTAAACAAATaccaaaatatggtttatggTTGCACAATGCTCATTGTGCACCttgtttttaaatgaacatatagttcaaatacaaagaacatattgttcatacccaaagaacatattgttcatacccaaagaacatatCGCCAataaacatatagttcaaatccatataacatatagtttaaatatttcactagtacatatacattgaaatcattctccATGTTCATTAGATTTCGCAAGGATGAAGGTGGCCTTCTTCACTCTTGGACGGGCCCGCCAGTGCACCCTCTGCACGCTCATTTATAGGGGCGTCCTCTTCCATGGGAGAAGAAGATTCCCCCTCGAAGCATGAATCTTCATCTATTTGCACCATGATATTCTGCACAGGCTGAAGAATTGGCTCAAGACGAGAGCATAATTAACTTGGGAAATGAAGACGTCAAAATAACAGGTCGCCGTCCTCAAAATTTGGCTAGGTCAACATACCATAGACAGGAAAGAagaacaaaattaacaaaaatcaacaaacaagTTTTCTCAAGAGAAGTATTACCTATTGGATTAAAAAGAGAACTTCCAAAGAAACTCAATTCCCAAAGATGAAGAACCTCAAGAACAAGGATTTAAAGACCACGGTGGTGCTACAATGCTTCCTGGTGGTTGTAGGACGCCGAAAATCGCCTTCCTTTGTGTCTCTCAAATGATTCTTGGAAATGAGGGGGAAAATCACTCGAATCagccacttatttatagaggggtaagaaatgattacccctgtCACGCGTCATTACCGTACCGGATAACCCAAGAGCAGTAAAAACTAACGTCTGTCttcactcctcatgaggggcaaatgatgtgggatTGGATGCTTCCACAATAAAGCCCAAGGGCTGAATGATGAGTACAGCCCACCTACAAGTGGCCCATGGTTTCAAAGCTTGAAAGATGGCTCAAGCCCATATTACTTAAACAATAAAAGAACACTATCCTTGTTAAAAGCCCACTTTCTTTGTGGCCGGGTCCAATTGCAAAAAGGTCCATCAATCTTTATTTCCTTGGACACGTGTCCCAATCCCCAGTAGGCATCACCTCTTACAGCTAGGGTTGTGGGATCAATCCTCAAGAAACCCTAtccctataaatagctcagatcctaAGGTAAgaggggcattcaattcattcccacctaccttaaaccatatttgctcggccttctctctacaaattatttatctctctagcttatacttacttaagcatcagagggaatattcctacgagaatattcttgttttgcaggttgccagaggatcgtgccagctcatacttgatatcTCCGAGGAAcgtgtgacacgtcatcaccgtaaaagatcccacaacatttactATAGAAACATTTTTGTAGAAATTTAATAAAAACGAGCTTTTAAATGAGCTTATTAACGAACACGAACGAGCTTGgaaacgaacatgaacgagttGTTCGCGAGCCTAAACGAGCCGAACAGTAGGTTGTTCGAGCTAGTATCGTTTATTAAACGAGCTTAAAATTTTTGTTCAAGCTCATTTGTTTACTAATGaacgagctttgaccgagcttgttCACGAGTTGTTCGCGAGTGTATCGGCTCATATATTGACATCCCTATAGTATTTATTGATACAACATCTAAGTGTGAGTTAGTTGAGTTATATGACATTCAAATTACGGTCACTCGAATCACATAAATTTTATGcttttaatttatatattttatatgatccTAGTACTATTTTAAATCAAACAACTCATGTCCTTGATCTATAAGTCAGGTGAGTTATAAACATTTGAAACTGAGATCATACAGAGTGCTATATGTTAGAATATACTTTGAAATGttccgtttggtttggtgtaaaacgtattattgtaaaatgatttttcatggaaaatattttcgaaGAGAAAACACAATGCAAAAATAGTTTgcttttgtttggttccttaaagAAAATGGGATGAAACAGAGGTAAGGCGTGAAGGAGGAAAATTGAttcccctccctttcaaatggaaaaggtttttccaTCTTTGCGGGAGTTATGAAAAATTTCCATCCCTTATCCAACCAAAGAAcctaaatgattgaaaaggggaaaatcgttttccatgaaaatagtttacaccctaccaaagaAAGCCTAAATGTTTTAGATTTTCATTAGCAGAGTTGTTAAACGTAACACGCATATTTGAATAAACATAAC
This Spinacia oleracea cultivar Varoflay chromosome 6, BTI_SOV_V1, whole genome shotgun sequence DNA region includes the following protein-coding sequences:
- the LOC110776032 gene encoding triosephosphate isomerase, chloroplastic-like, with amino-acid sequence MQGASQHLKHNQRTNTFREKRAVLGASCRESTIFRASTSVKTDMLTLRGLVVRVCYQLAAIIPYRHLLKAGREAARDQSRVNGSLSIGFSNATSFLSSSPKKKRRIPLSSIRKPRNLPENGTTEEVKKLVTTLNEAEVPSEEDLEVVVSPPFVFLSLVKILLRPDFHVAAQNCWVRKGGAFTGEVSAEMLVNLDINWVILGHSERRALLNETNDFVADKA